In Panicum virgatum strain AP13 chromosome 5K, P.virgatum_v5, whole genome shotgun sequence, the genomic window CCAAATGGTAAAATACTTAGATTAATAAAATATGACGCTGGATGCAACGTTTCGAAAAAATTTAGGCAGTTGCTCCTTCAGTCACAATGACTCATGCGGCAGGCATAAAGTTTTTTAGAGATACCCAAATTTGTTATATCTACTAGTGAATCATGCCGAGGAGTTTGGAGTTAAAGTTTTTTTATGAAAGCATACTACAACTTTATCTATGGAGGTTTTTTTAAGAAACTTGAAATGCCCTATGGATATATAATTTCTAAGTTTACAAATTCGTACCACCTAGTTCGTTCCTAGGTTGATTTGACGTCGAAGCGCATCTAGACCGATAGATGCTAATAgtaagttttggtgattaatgataaccgtatgcgactaatgtATGTTTTGATGGAAAAATCAATGATTGGTtgagtctcatatgaaatatgaaaggagacccctctagtctcaagtgtcataaAGATATGAAGGACATTTTATTTAGTTAGgattttatagtttttagttcttgaccgtatattaagaggggttcttgagttagtagcttgaccaaaatttgagttggccttagaaatcttgcacactcgcttaAATACAGCTCAAGACAGTCCAAAGAAGCCAAAACAACACTTGAAAAAAGAATCAATCAAAGAAAAaatcaaatccaagtcaattcagctgcaaaacaagaaaatcagtagcactGGTTTAATCGATGctttagcatcggtgcatccgaaacgtagcggaaggaccgatgcccctGTCGGCCTATTTCTCTTGAATGCAAATTGGGATCAAGTCAAGATACCCTggtcaccggatgaaccgacggatcaagcatatgcatcggtgcaattggcatactattgtccagagagcatgtttgggtgACTGTGAATttgccttcagcaccggttgaaccgacgcttcagataCGACCATCGGTGCAATTGGCATACTATtgcccagagagcatgtttgggtgGCTGTGAATttgccttcagcaccggttgaactgacgcttCAGATACGACCATCGGTGCAATTGACATACTATtgcccagagagcatgtttgggtgGACCAGAAACATCCTTCagcgccggtttaaccgatgccccatcgatgtatgcactggtgcaattacgCAAGCATGCACACTGGGTCAGGGTTCCAATGGCTACTATTTGGACGCAGAGagaccagttgaaccgacgccactcCAACACaacccatcggttcttccgatggtccCAATTTTTCTGCAGTGGGTTTGCAACGGCTATGTGgccctctccactctatataaggccACCCCCTGACTTATTTATGATGCCTTTGacgcattgaatacctgaggccacccaagagaagagaagagagtgcTTTGAGCCATGAGATGAAGATCTAGAGCTTGATAGTGTTCCAAACTTGAAGAAATCAACCTTTGCAAGtatagcaagtgtgcttgagtttagggccaactgagtgtaggtcaagtgaaggcttaggagattgttactcttggtgtttgacggcacctagacggtcttcgtgatcgggaggttcttggtgagctcttggagtttgtgggagccccaaaaAGAAAagcttgtacacggtgtgaagctcgccgttccagagatggagaaggagcattcttagtgatcactttctccttggtgaagcaagagAGCAATACTCTTGTGtaggtgctccaacgtggattagggggaagcgtcaactcctcgataccacaggAAAAAAATCCGATTGCCTCGTGCCTCTTGTATTTACTTTCAAACAATTAAGTTCCTTTGTTTGTGATCTTGTTTTTAGTTGCTTGTTACTTGACTAGGACAATCGCATGATAGTGTGACTTTTTGCTTAAGACTTAATCTTGCTAGTGTGTCTCTCCTTAGACAATGATGAGCATGTTAGTGTGTTTACCCACCTAAAGACCTTttgctagtgtgctctagttgataggtttaaaatttataaattgggcaatactagtttaGGCTAAGGACtagttaaaaatttgaaaattttccaATTCAACCCCTCTTCTTGGGCCTTGATCCTTTCAGATGTACCCCCGATCCTCATGTGCACTTCCAAGTCACGACGACACACGTACTACACGAGTTGAAGTTTGTGTATAAAAAACAGGTGGGAATATTCAAAGATGTGACTCATTACGTAAGTGATGACGAACAACAGGAGTCCGTTTTGAGACATCCGGGCGTTCCCGATTTCCAACGTCGGTATCACAGAAGGACAACATTAATGCGCGACGCGTCGCGGGGTAGGCGCAACGCGCGACCTCATTTCCTTCCCCTTTTACCCACGTGCAGTCCCATCTTATCAAATCAATATCCAACTTTTTAGTATGagaagttttctaaaaaaacattttaTCTCATTAATACGAGTTccgtgttgaataccaattgcaCCGTTGTGCTCTTCATGATAAGACGGTCAAAACGAGAtcccacttgcatatattttaaaGATATTTTATACTGATAGCAAGTTGcaatatactatatatatataaattgccACAAAAATATAAGACTTCATACAAATAAGTTGCCACACATATAAGATAtaaattgtaaaaaaatatttataaattattATAGAAGAGAGTTGTCACAAAAGTATAATCTGCTATACACATGAATACACATGAGTTGCCGCACATATAACATATAAGTTACTATAAGCAAATTTATCATACACTCATACACATAAAGTTAacacaaaataaaagttgttatACACGTAATTTATCACCACAACAAAGTCAATACACATAAATtgctaaaaaaagaaaacaactcGTCACATAAATTGCCACATAAAGAATGCAGGCCACAAGAGCGAATCTGGGGTCAAATCAAGTCCACTTACATATACTAGATGAGTCTCGAATTGGAAGGCCATAAGAAATGAAAGATCGCTGGTGGGAGGTTATGGGCCACGTGGGAGTTGTACGAAGGCGCTAGGGTGTGGCCATATACCTAAGTTGCCAGTATACATATAATAGCAACTTATTTTTGAAAGACACAGTAACaacttatttttgaaaagacatagtagcaacttatatatgtatattgtaGCAAGTTCTTTAATAAccttcaaatttaaatttacaCATAAATTGCTGCTAGTGTAAAACATCGCCAAAACATATACAAGTGCGGTCTAGTTTTGTTCGTCTTGTCGTATAGAACACAATGGTGCAATCGGTTATCAAAATAGAGATCATATGAaggagataaaatattttttagcctAAAATCTTTTATGTTTAATAGACTCCGGAGCTAACTGTATTAAAGGGAAGAACGTGCGGGTGAGGAATCCTGTCAGGAGATTGAATATGGGCTTTGATACTTTATTAGGCCATATGCAGTCCGTGCGGGTCGCTTGATGGTTAGATGTAGCGACCGGTCGGTTGTTAGTTTTTTCCATCACAGAAACGAGGCCAACTTGGTGTCTGGGTGGGGAGATCGCGGCGCAGCATCCCCGCGCGTCGCTCGCTCATGGAATTCACTTCAgctggtgactctcaagtctaCCGCCGCTTACGAATGGCATCGCACTATACAAATACAACTGCTCTCTACGGTAGAAACCTGCCTGCTAGTGGCGTCATTTAGCTGTCAAAcgggccgggagagagagagagagacaattTTCTGTTCAAATTCTTGCTGGTGAAGCTACACACTTGGAGGGCAATCCAAGCAACTACTTTAAAATTATTGGAGGTCATCACCAAGTCGGAGAAGGCTACTGGTGTTCGTTTGAGGCGAAACTACTGGTGTTCTTCCTCGATGATTCCATCACCATGTAGAAAAATACTAAAATCCAAATCATTTGGAGCCTATAAATACTGTACATGTGTAACTTCCACTCGAAGGTTCTCGTCTTTCTTGCCACTCCGCTTTGTGCGCCCTGCCTCGTAAAATTCATCCATAAAAAAAGAGTGCGCAGCGTGCGTCCACCTGACCTGATCCGTTCCCGACAGCGCCGGGGAGCCGGGTCGCGGTCAGCCATGGCGATCGAAGGTCAGCAGCAGCCGCTGCACATGCTCTTCTTCCCGTTCCTGGTGCCGGGGCACCTCATCCCGGCCGCCGACATGGCCGCGCTCTTCGCCGCCCGCGGCGTCAAGTGCACCATCCTCACCACCCCCGTGAACGCCGCGGTCATCCGCTCGGCGGTGGACCGCGCCAACGAGGCCTCCCGCGGCGCCGATGGCGCCCTGGCCATCGACATCGCCGTCGTGCCCTTCCCGGACGTCGGGCTGCCCCCCGGCGTCGAGTCCGGACCGGCACTCAACTCCGATGCCGACCGCGAGAAGTTCTTCCAGGCGCTCCAGCTGCTCCGGGAGCCCTTCGACCGGTTCCTGGCGGAGAACCGCACCGACGCCGTCGTGTCCGACAGCTTCTTCGACTGGTCCGCGGACGCCGCGGCAGAGCACGGCGTCCCGCGGCTGGGGTTCCTCGGAACCAGCCTGTTCGCGCGGGCCTGCAGCAACAGCACGGCGCGCCACAACCCCGTGGAGGCCGCGCCCGAGGACCCCGACGCGCCCGTGCTGCTCCCGGGGCTGCCGCACCGCGTCGAGATGCGGCGCAGCCAGATGATGGAGCCCAAGAAGCGGCCGGATCGCTGGGCCTTGCTCCAGCGCATGAACGCCGCGGACCAGAGGAGCTACGGCGAGTTGTTCAACAGCTTCCGCGAGCTGGAGCCGGACTACCTGGAGCACTACACCACGACGCTCGGCCGCCGCGCGTGGCTCGTCGGGCCGGTCGCCTTCGCCAGCAAGGACGTGGCGACGAGGGGCGCTGACGACGAGGGTCTCTCGCCCGACGCGGACGGCTGCCTGCGGTGGCTGGACACCAAGCCGGCCGGGTCGGTGGCGTACGTGTCCTTCGGCACGCTGTCCCGTTTCTCGCCGCCCGAGCTTCGCGAGCTCGCGCGCGGCCTCGACCAGTCCGGCAAGAACTTCGTCtgggtcgtcggcggcggcgcggatgacgccgaGGAGTCGGAGTGGATGCCCGACGGGTTCGCGGAGCTGCtggcgcgcggcgagcgcgggctcatcatccggggctgggcgccgcagaTGCTGATCCTAAACCACGCCGCCGTGGGCGGCTTCGTGACGCACTGCGGCTGGAACTCGACGCTGGAGGCCGTGGGCGCCGGCGTGCCGATGGTGACGTGGCCGCGGTACGCCGACCAGTTCTACAACGAGAagctggtggtggagctgctcaaggtcggcgtcggcgtcgggtcCACGGACTACGCGTCGAAGCTGGAGGCGCGGCGGGTGATCGGCGGCGATGTGGTCGCCGAGGCCATCGAGAGGGTgatgggcgacggcgaggaggcgcaGGCGATACGAGAAAGGGCGAGGGTGCTCGGGGAGAAGGCCAGGCGCGCCGTGGAGAAGGGCGGGTCCTCGTACGATGACGTCGGGCGGCTCATGGACGAGCTGATGGCTCGTAGGGGCCTCGTCAATGTCTGATTGGTGGAAGCGCGTCGAAAATGGAAGGTTGGGGTTCGGTAGCGACGGGGCGAATGCGAATCTGAATATGGTTATCAGTGACAGCCACTGACTAGAGTCGTAGAGTTCGTGCCATCCATCGTGTGGAAAGGAAAAGTattcagggtgtgtttagatgccccAAACCCaccccaaaatccaaactttccatcacatctccatcacatcgaaacattaaatatagcaaatgacttatgcatgaagtactacatgtaggtaaataaaaaaactaattgcatagttttgatatacgttgcgagacgaatattttgagcctagttaggtcatggtaggacaatatttaccacaaacaaacgaaatgtgctacagtgtccggtGTAATTTTTTCTCCCACTTTTccagggaactaaacacagcctcagtGGAGTTGCGCGGAGAGTTTGGACTTGCCTAGGTTGTATCTAACGTTCATGATCGTTGATGGCTACCTCTCTTAATCTCATCTATCTAtctttatcttattatttgaccaaTAAATGCAGCCTCTACGTTCACTCTGAAGACCTAAaaatttccacgttaatcgaagaaaaatagaaaaaataaaaattactcaccactaccattacgataaaaattagcataaaatatctctgtgcctaattaaaaatcacccagcaatgctattataaaaaattaaatataaaataccatttaactatgtatcagttacaaatatatattattaataaaaactaaatctaacaacaatcaatcaaaataaaatgaaaataagaataattacccgcataatattattaaagctcaacaaatcaaattgttattataggtaaaTCATACTTGAATtgtttaatcaacaataagacataatttacgataacaaacaggatgatgtatggtaaaaaaatagtataacctttaagtaaagatacaacgacatgtaaatttttgaattttcaatactagccgcgtaaatgcgcgggctatacgcctagtttatATAATACTACGTACTAGCTTATCAATCATGCAAATGGACTTGCGAGTAATTTAGAGTTATATCTCCTCAGTTAAAACTATCTCTAAGGAAAATTCATCTAATATTGACTAAGTTTATGAAAAATATAGACTAAAGCATATATTTATATATCTGGTGCGCCTAGTTTAATATTGTAGATACttatggattttttttctataaactcAATCAAACATAGACAAATTTAGCTCAGAATAAAACAAAAAGTAACTTATAGTTTCGAATGAAGGGATTAGGTAAATAAAGTTTTTATTTATACACCATAATACATATAATATGAATATATTTTAATTCATTTAGGAGTAAATATTTTAACTTGTATACATCACAATCATCGCTAATGCGCTGGTAAGTCCAACTCTATCCTACTTACTGAGTAGGAGCTGTCCTAACTATGTTAGGCTCTAGATTTAACTCACAACTCCAGCAATAGCCCCTAATTCTTATCCCCTACGTTTATATGACATGGTAGAACCCGCATATTAGTTGTtgatttttttcatatttttactTCTCCCGCTCACGGCTCACCTCTTCCCTCTCACTCTTCTCTCCCTTCCCCGTGCTCTTCTCTCTCgtactctctctccccctcccacTGCTCGGCAAGGACGCCGTGGCCGGTGAGCACGAACGCGTCCCACtgctcggcggcgcgcgccacGTTGGCCACCGCTGTCGTGCTGGGTTCCCGTAGTTCGACCACCGGCGCAGCGTCTGGCATCCCCGGCGTGCCGCAGCCAACCATGACGGGGTGGTCATGAAGTCCTGGACTCCTGGCCATGCGTGTGACTCTGACACGCGTAGTGCAATGTGGAAGTCGAAGTAGAGCGGGTTCTTGAGGTGCGACGGCATCGGCATCTCCGAACGGCTCGGGCGTCGCACTCCACGTGCTCACCGCCACCCTCCCTCACTTCCCACTCCGTTGTCCGTGCTGGTGCTCCAGATCAACCGCTTCGCATGTGACGGCCTCGTCTGCGCACCACCTGGCTGCCGACAGCTCAAGCGATGGAGAGGGAACGGGAgacggagagggagagggagaggaagagaaacAGGTGAAATAAAAAGGTAGGGCCTCCCTATCCAACCGCGGGAGAAGGGGTCGGATGGGGAGATTTGGGTACCTGAAGCCTGAGTATAGGGCTCTGCGgagtgagtttttttttctctcagctCCTACTTTTTGAGTAGAAATTTGAATAGAGGTTTTGCTGGAGTTACTTTACTATTCATCTAGGTCAATACCACGACATGCTGCTTTTCACAAAAGCATCGaatattatttttagaaaggATAGTAGCTCTGCTTTGTTTCTAAAAATTTTTGGTCAaaatatcacatcaaatatttggacacatgcatctttttttcttttaaattttaaatatatatatatttatttatttatcatatttgATATGACGTATTAGATATGAACTTTTGGGCTAGCCTAAACCGTTAGATATTCAAAAAATTCAACGGTATGTATCCTTCTTTTTTCAGATTAACACGATAATTTCTAGGGTATTGATggtttacggtcaaccgtacgggAGGCTCCCGTATggtcgattttccgaccgttgttttttttctattatagaaatttttttgtcatttactgattaaaatttttaaaaaaaaatacaagaaaaaatTTGGAGACCAAAAAACATTTCAAGCAAGATATGAGAgcagaaaaaaatttcaagaaaaaaaattggagagcacaaaaatttcaagaatttttttttgcatcattaaaaaatattcatctgaaaaaaatcaaaaggaattcaaaaaaaattgttgaaaattttttgcaaaaaaaaatggaggcgcgaggcggcggcggatccgcgctgccccgtcgtcctccccgccgACGGGGGAGCGCGCGGCCCAGGGAGGCTTGAGGCCGCCGCACCCCGgggaggcggatccggcggcggcgacgtcggtggagcgcgcggcggcggcggcgcgcggatccggcggcggcgcgctgctaGTCTTCCCACCACAGCTGCCCGTCTTCCCACCGGCACCGCACCACCCCGCTGGCGTCGCGCAGCGACCCAGGGAGCCGGAtctggcggcgcgcggcggcgggggagcccGCGGCGGCCCAGGGAGGCGGTCCATCgacggcgcgcgggggaggtgCGGCGGATTCAGGGAGGTGGAGGAGCCGGCTCAGCGAGGGGGAGGGAAGCGCGGcttgagggaggaaggggaggcggcggccgccatggATCTGGTCTAGcggaaggaaggggaagggaagggggcgggggaaggagaaggggatggGAGAGGCGCGGTCGCCATGGGGAGCGGAGCTCCCACGGGCGGAGCCGAGATCCAGGAGAAAATGGTGAGGGAGAAAGGTGAAGGGGAAAGGAGCAGGTGAGAGTGCGGAAGGGGAGGGTGCGGGAGGATCCAGAAGGTGGGAGTGGGTGGAGAGATCGACCGTGAGTTTAGAAACTCACGGTTGACTGTAGATTCAGCGTCCCGTAATTTCTACTCGGCAGACGTAGTTGTTTCTTTTAAAATTATtatattaagataatagataaagTATTTTAAAAAATCAACCGCAGCCTTCCACTTTTGACGCGCTTCCACCAATCAGACATTGACGAGGCCCCTGCGAGCCATCAGCTCGTCCATCAGCCGCCCGACGTCATCGTACGAGGACCCGCCCTTTTCCCCGGCGCTCCTGGCCTTCTCCCCGAGCACCCTGGCCCTCTCCCTTATCGCCTCcgccccctcgccgtcgcccatcACCCTCCCGATGGCCTCGGCGACCACATCGCCGCCGATCACGCGCCGCGCCTCCAGCTTCGACGCGTAGTCCGTGGACCCGACGCCGACCCCGACCTtgagcagctccaccaccagctTCTCGTTGTAGAACTGGTCGGCGTACCGCGGCCACGTCACCATCGGCACGCCGGCGCTCACAGCCTCCAGCGTCGAGTTCCAGCCGCAGTGCGTCACGAAGCCGCCCACGGCGGCGTGGTTCAGGATCAGCAtctgcggcgcccagccccggaTGACGagcccgcgctcgccgcgcgccaGCAGCTCTGCGAACCCGTCGGGCATCCACTCCGACTCCTCGgcgtccgcgccgccgacgacccAGACGAAGTCCTTGCCGGACAGGTCGAGGCCGCGCGCGAGCTCGCGCAGCTCGGGCGGCGAGAAACGGGACAGCGTGCCGAAGGACACGTATGCCACCGACCCGGCCGGCTTCGTGTCGAGCCACCGCAGGCAGCCGTCGGCGTCGGGCGAGAGGCCGTCGTCGGCGCCCCTCGTCGCCAAGTCCTTGCTGGCGAACGCGACCGGCCCGACGAGCCACGCGCGGCGCCCGAGCGTCGTGGTGTAGTGATCCACGTATTCCGGCTCCAGCTCGTGGAAGCTGTTGAACACCTCGCCGTAGCTCCTCTGGTCTGCGGCGTTCAAGCGCTGGTGGAAGGCCCAATGCTCAGGCCGCTTCTTGGGCTCCATCATCTGGCTGCGCCTCATCTCGACGCGGTGCGGCAGCCCGGGCAGCAGCACAGGCGCGTCGGGGTCCTCGGGGGCGGCCTCCACGGGGTTGTGGCGCACCGTGCAGTCGCTGCAGGCCCGCGCGAACAGGCTGGTGCCGAGGAACGCCAGCCGCGGGACgccgtgctccgccgcggcgtccaCGGACCAGTCGAAGAAGCTGTCGGACACGACGGCGTCGGTGCGGTTCTGCGTCAGGAACCGGTCGAAGGACTCCCGAAGCAGCTGGATCGCCCGGAAGAACTTGTCGCCGTCGGCATCGAAGTTCAGGGCCGGCACGGACTCGACGCCGGGGGGCAGCCCGACGTCCGGGAACGGCACGACAGCGATGTCGATGGACAGGGCGTCCTCGGTGCCGCGGGAGGCCTCGTTGGCGCGGTCCACCGCTAAGCGGATGACCCCGGCGTTCACAGGGGTGGTGAGGATGGTGCACTTGACGCCGCGGGCGGCGAAGAGCGCGGCCATGTCGGCGGCCGGGATGAGGTGCCCCGGCGttaggaaagggaagaagaggatgcGCAGCGGCTGTTGCTCACCTTTGATCGCCATGGCTGGCCGCGAGTCGGCGCCCCGGCGCT contains:
- the LOC120707548 gene encoding scopoletin glucosyltransferase-like, whose amino-acid sequence is MAIKGEQQPLRILFFPFLTPGHLIPAADMAALFAARGVKCTILTTPVNAGVIRLAVDRANEASRGTEDALSIDIAVVPFPDVGLPPGVESVPALNFDADGDKFFRAIQLLRESFDRFLTQNRTDAVVSDSFFDWSVDAAAEHGVPRLAFLGTSLFARACSDCTVRHNPVEAAPEDPDAPVLLPGLPHRVEMRRSQMMEPKKRPEHWAFHQRLNAADQRSYGEVFNSFHELEPEYVDHYTTTLGRRAWLVGPVAFASKDLATRGADDGLSPDADGCLRWLDTKPAGSVAYVSFGTLSRFSPPELRELARGLDLSGKDFVWVVGGADAEESEWMPDGFAELLARGERGLVIRGWAPQMLILNHAAVGGFVTHCGWNSTLEAVSAGVPMVTWPRYADQFYNEKLVVELLKVGVGVGSTDYASKLEARRVIGGDVVAEAIGRVMGDGEGAEAIRERARVLGEKARSAGEKGGSSYDDVGRLMDELMARRGLVNV
- the LOC120707547 gene encoding scopoletin glucosyltransferase-like, translating into MCNFHSKVLVFLATPLCAPCLVKFIHKKRVRSVRPPDLIRSRQRRGAGSRSAMAIEGQQQPLHMLFFPFLVPGHLIPAADMAALFAARGVKCTILTTPVNAAVIRSAVDRANEASRGADGALAIDIAVVPFPDVGLPPGVESGPALNSDADREKFFQALQLLREPFDRFLAENRTDAVVSDSFFDWSADAAAEHGVPRLGFLGTSLFARACSNSTARHNPVEAAPEDPDAPVLLPGLPHRVEMRRSQMMEPKKRPDRWALLQRMNAADQRSYGELFNSFRELEPDYLEHYTTTLGRRAWLVGPVAFASKDVATRGADDEGLSPDADGCLRWLDTKPAGSVAYVSFGTLSRFSPPELRELARGLDQSGKNFVWVVGGGADDAEESEWMPDGFAELLARGERGLIIRGWAPQMLILNHAAVGGFVTHCGWNSTLEAVGAGVPMVTWPRYADQFYNEKLVVELLKVGVGVGSTDYASKLEARRVIGGDVVAEAIERVMGDGEEAQAIRERARVLGEKARRAVEKGGSSYDDVGRLMDELMARRGLVNV